TTTTTGTGGCTAAATGACTTAATTTTAGTTCCTATTTAGAAACCCCAATTTAGTAACTTATACATTAACAATTTTGAATTTAGTGCCTTACTATTGGGTAATTTTAAAACTTATGTGGCATAGATGTCTAAATAAAGGCTGAGTTGATCCAAACTTTTTAGAAATAACATTCAATTATCCATAAGAataggggaaaaaaaaaaaaaaagtgaagtaGTCAAGTATAACATTAGAAAGCCCAAACCCAAAGCCAACAAACCCAAACCCAATTCCAAACCTTGAGTTTCTTATTACAAATCAGTATTTTTTGCAACACAAAACCATATAACATTAAATACACTCAAATTTTATCATTAGAAACACAGGAACAAGAAGATGGGTTAACTAAATCACACAAATCTGTTAAATGGTTTCCTTCTAACTCCAGTTGGTAGTGAAGCAAAGCTGAAGTTCCCGACCGATCGCAAAGATTGGTTGTCATCTAATGTTGCATGATCTTTCGGTGACGACATCAAACCTCTGTTTCTATACGATCCAACACTTTGCGTTGGAGGAAATGATTGTCTTCTGCTAGATGCGTCGCTCCTTGGCGTACCTGGAAATCTCTCCCTTGGGTTACTACGTGCTCGAACTTTTGCTTTGGCCGAAATTGTAGGAGTCATATAGTGTGGTGCCATATATGGAGGGCAGCTAACAAGGCTGTCATCATCCTTTAACCTCATGTCGAAAGGAGACAATGCTCGGCTGCCTCGtgatctcgaatcgttggagatGGTTGACCTTGCTGTTTGAGGGGTTCTCAATCGGAGTGGTGACCGAGCAGGCTTTGCATTTGAGAATGCTGTTGATTTTGTGGACTTTGGTGTGGGAGTATCCCTAACATCTAAGCCGAAATTCTGTCGTCTAATGTTGCTTGAAGGAGACCGTGGGCTTGACTTCTGCTCCGGCTGGGGAGTTAAAGGTCTTGGTAGAGGATGCTTTGGAGAACCTTCAGTAGGTAACTGACCTTCTAACCATTTCAACCACCTTGGAACTCCCATGGCGCAAGTATCCATTTGAGAATCTTGTCCCAATCTTGGAGTGGTTCTCTGCAAGTTTTGAGCAAGAATCACCATTTAAAATGCAACATATGAAACACAATTTCTACGATTGAATCTCAAAGGGCAATTACCTGGTGGGATTGGGAGTATGCATATGCCCTTGCACGTTCTCGTTTAATGGCTGCTTCTACCTTCCTCTGCAATCGGGCATCTTTTTCCTCCTTTGTTATTGAGCTTTCATCCCAGTCTTCATGGTTACCTCCCTCGGACTAAGCAGATGTTCACAAGCATAAGCATATTACAGACCAGAGATGGGCAAAACAATTCAGAAAACTCTTTCCGAACTCGGTACCATTAAAATGACACCCTCGATACTGTTTCCTCAAgtaaaagaaaactaaaagtCGATAAAACAAACAGAAGAATAGGATAGAAGTTGAGTGTTCCATGTTAAAATCTCTTTCTTGTGTTCTGAGAAGCTAAATCTCTTTCTTGTTAACCTTTGAGAAAATGTCAAAAATGGATTATGGATCGACATAATAAGTTTGagcattttattttttaaaaaattatttacaagtATAACTTTCAccattttataattttaaaaatgaaaagataTGAAACATAAGTAAGCTCTAGTGTATTCAATCATACCAGAGACGAGAAATTTCATAAGGAACTAGAACACGTACTGCATCAAAGGTACTGTGAGCTTCTTTATCATTGGGATGATCCTGGAGTTGCCTCTGGTTTTCCAGCATTTCAATTCGTCGTGATTGTATAGCTGATTGCACTCGAACCAAAAGTTGCATCTGtttcttagcattcaatgtctGGCGTCTCACGTTATTCCCTCGTATAACACCTAGAAGCCGCACCTGACCCTTCAATGCTTTGAAGCTTTTCCTCGCCTGAGAAATTATAGCAGTTAATTGCAAATGTTGGAGATCAGACGCTACACTTGATCTTAGCTAAAAGGCCGAGAAAGGTATAATGTTGGAGATCAGATGCAGTCCCTTGATTTTGTGATTaatggtttcaatttttttttatagctTAAGCTGATCAAcatacaaagaaaaaacaaagctTACCACATAACCTCTGTAGGTTGCTTGGATCTTAGTAGCAGAAGAATGATGGTTCGTCACGGTTGGTTTTGGAATGTAGCTGACTTCCTCGCGATGATTCACAGCCGTTGGAATGGGGGTGACTTCCTCTTGAGGATCGACAATGGTTGGAATGTTCTTGACTTCCTTGTGATGATCGACAACTGTTGATGATGAGCAAGCTCGAGGAGGAGAAGCAACTCTAGGAGGAGGAACCTTGGGAGATGGTTCTTTGGCAGGAGCAGCTGTAGGAGGGGAAATCTTTGGAGATGGTTCTTTGGCAGGAGCAGCTCTAGGAGGAGAAGGAGCACGAGTGGGAGCTGGTTGAGAAGGTATATAGGGTGGTGTAGATGGCCGTTCAGGAGCCGGAGGCCGGAAAGCTACTATTTGCTGCTCCCTCTCAAAATCACTAAAGATTTTCTCGACACTGCTCGGCTTCCTAAAGATAGGAATGAAAGAAGTGGACTCTCCTTTCCCATCTCCTTTCCTTTCATTTCTGCTGTTATTCTCATGAACCTGCTATATTATCAAACAACAATGTTCACAGTCAAAAATGTAGAATTGTCCGTCTATTTTCATGCATATGTGATCAAAATCAATActgagaaaaaaagaaacagttgAGCAAATAAAAGAAACTACATATATAACAATGTTCTTCGTCAATTCGTCATTGATAGTTACATCCATAAAAACATACTCGCAAAATAAGAAGTCAAGAAACAACTTGCCTCTCCTGACTGACAAGTGAAAAATCTCTTTATAACTGAAAACCAACTGCCTTTCTTTCCCATCTTCCTTGCATTAATTTATTTCCctgaaagagaaggaaaatggAATCTTCAGCTTCATTGCAGCCATCTTTACGTTATAGAATAATTCTTCTATCTAATTGCTCGACAAACATCGAATACAAGTAAGAGCATACAAATTACACACCAAACTCCTACAAAGAACATAATTTTTCTCAGTGATTAGTAGCAAAACAAACCATAATGCATAAATCTATCAAGTTGATCACCAACCTAGAAAGTACAGACAAAAATCCCTACCAAACCCCAAAAATGGTTCGAAACGACAGGGCCAAGGAATTTATCCATTCCCTAGCCTCTCTAATCCATCTCGTACCTTCGTCGTTCAGAGGATCGTCTTGACGCTAAAGAGGACAACCGTTCTCACCCTGAGCTAGGTCACAACAACCTCTTTCTGAGGAGACAACCCTCTGACCCTGAAAAAGCAGGGGCAACTTACATCCTTTATTCAGATAACAACAAACACAAGTAAAAGCAAGAAACATAAACACCAAATTTGCTACCAAAAATAGAAACCATCTTACAGTAATTCAAAGCAAagcaaaacaaaaacataatttACAAGAATTAGCAGCATCAAAGTCCACATCCAACACAGaacacatacaaaatttaaCCAGACCCCAATTTcc
This region of Cucumis melo cultivar AY chromosome 7, USDA_Cmelo_AY_1.0, whole genome shotgun sequence genomic DNA includes:
- the LOC103494593 gene encoding protein IQ-DOMAIN 14 isoform X1: MGKKGSWFSVIKRFFTCQSGEQVHENNSRNERKGDGKGESTSFIPIFRKPSSVEKIFSDFEREQQIVAFRPPAPERPSTPPYIPSQPAPTRAPSPPRAAPAKEPSPKISPPTAAPAKEPSPKVPPPRVASPPRACSSSTVVDHHKEVKNIPTIVDPQEEVTPIPTAVNHREEVSYIPKPTVTNHHSSATKIQATYRGYVARKSFKALKGQVRLLGVIRGNNVRRQTLNAKKQMQLLVRVQSAIQSRRIEMLENQRQLQDHPNDKEAHSTFDASEGGNHEDWDESSITKEEKDARLQRKVEAAIKRERARAYAYSQSHQRTTPRLGQDSQMDTCAMGVPRWLKWLEGQLPTEGSPKHPLPRPLTPQPEQKSSPRSPSSNIRRQNFGLDVRDTPTPKSTKSTAFSNAKPARSPLRLRTPQTARSTISNDSRSRGSRALSPFDMRLKDDDSLVSCPPYMAPHYMTPTISAKAKVRARSNPRERFPGTPRSDASSRRQSFPPTQSVGSYRNRGLMSSPKDHATLDDNQSLRSVGNFSFASLPTGVRRKPFNRFV
- the LOC103494593 gene encoding protein IQ-DOMAIN 14 isoform X2, with translation MGKKGSWFSVIKRFFTCQSGEVHENNSRNERKGDGKGESTSFIPIFRKPSSVEKIFSDFEREQQIVAFRPPAPERPSTPPYIPSQPAPTRAPSPPRAAPAKEPSPKISPPTAAPAKEPSPKVPPPRVASPPRACSSSTVVDHHKEVKNIPTIVDPQEEVTPIPTAVNHREEVSYIPKPTVTNHHSSATKIQATYRGYVARKSFKALKGQVRLLGVIRGNNVRRQTLNAKKQMQLLVRVQSAIQSRRIEMLENQRQLQDHPNDKEAHSTFDASEGGNHEDWDESSITKEEKDARLQRKVEAAIKRERARAYAYSQSHQRTTPRLGQDSQMDTCAMGVPRWLKWLEGQLPTEGSPKHPLPRPLTPQPEQKSSPRSPSSNIRRQNFGLDVRDTPTPKSTKSTAFSNAKPARSPLRLRTPQTARSTISNDSRSRGSRALSPFDMRLKDDDSLVSCPPYMAPHYMTPTISAKAKVRARSNPRERFPGTPRSDASSRRQSFPPTQSVGSYRNRGLMSSPKDHATLDDNQSLRSVGNFSFASLPTGVRRKPFNRFV